The segment TAAAAACAAATGTCAAAACAAAGTcctttgtgtttgcatttttcctgctgctaTGATCTTGTATTAGTCCTAATCATTATTTCCAAGTATAGAATAATAGTACCTGCAGAAGCTGGATTTTATTGTGTCCAAATAATGCTTCTTTATCTGTTTCACAGCTCGAGTtcctaaaaaaatcctgaaatgcAAAGCAGTATCTCGGGAGTTAAACTTTTCTTCAGcagaacaaatggaaaaattccGTCTGGAACAGAAAGTTTATTTCAAAGGGCAGTGTCTAGAAGGTATGgatgtgctctgtgtgctgcagcacagggactgaccccagcagggcagggattaGAGTGACTAAAATGGGTTGAATGtggtgattttaatttttcagagtaGCACTGAAGCTCTCATCTTGTCAGGACTAATGGGCCACAGTATTAAGGATTGCATTTCATAAGTGTATTAACACTTTGTTATGTAAGCAAAAAAGCTGGGTAATCATGCCTGAGGGCATAAATCCACCACAGGCTGCCTGAGGCAAGGAAACAGGCTATTTCAGAGTCAGCTATTACTGGAATTCCTGGGTCTTCCTCAGagtgccaggctggagcctCTGGTTTACCTGGGCTACAGCAGTGCCAGTGACCCCACAACTGCACACCTGGCCCCCctcactgcagtgctgctcttaATCTGGGCTGGAGGAGGGGCAGATAAAACATTGAGCTCCGTGTCTTTTGGGCAACCAGTTGCACACTTAACCTCAGCTGGATCCCAGGAGgtctgctggaggaggagggtggTTTCCCTGTTCCCAATTAGGTGTGTTGAAATTTTCACCGAATGCCACGGAAGTGGTGTGACTTCATCAGTACCATCAGCTATTTTAGAAAGGGAGTATGTGCTCTAAGAGGAGGGCAGGGTTCAGTGCAGTTTAAGCtgtacaaattaatttaaatgtaaaatgttgGCAGCCCAGCAGGACAGTTTAGGGAGTTCCCCAGCCTGTCAGGTGAAAAGCAAAAGGACCATttgtgaattttcttcttttgaatgcctctggatttttttttttttttttactttgcagaATGGTTCTTTGAATTTGGTTTTGTGATTCCTAACTCCACAAACACTTGGCAGTCCTTGATAGAGGCAGCACCTGAGTCACAGATGATGCCAGCTAACGTTTTAACGTGAGTGCCTTGGGCTTGCAGAGTCTGAGAGcaggcaaagcaaaagcagtaCGTGGCATTTCCTTGGGGGCAGCggtgggaaggagaagagggaacTGCTACCAACTCTGAATCACCTCACTACTGTTAGTTGTTGAGAGATAAAAGGGGTTAAGCCAACCTCATTACCTTCCTTCCCATAGGTCCAATTTGCATTAATATAGCAATAAAGGTTTGGAGAAAGTGAAACTGATTCTTTAATAAAGTTGCTTAatttttttggaagaagaatcgtgaaaggattttaaaatgttttacaaCTTAATACCCCTAtcatccagggaaaaaaaaaaaaacaccagctTTTTGAGCCATTTTAAAATCGGCTATTGATCATTGACTCTTGTCCAAGGTAGTTCAGTTCATGCAATATATTACCTGTAGTAGCTGCTCTAGTGTTTGTTTCATCACTGTAATATTTTACTGAGCATTGTGTCTTTAACATTGGCTTATACACATTTAgtgtatatgcatatatacacatttatataCACTATGCACAGAGTTGTGTCTGGGGCTAAAATACCTTTAACAGGAGGAATCAGGAATCAGTCATTTTACAGTCACCTGCAGGAAGATTCACACAGCCTCCTCACAAAGTCTactgctggctctgtgtgcaCGTGGGCTCCTGGGCAGGGCAGTGATGCCTCGGATGTGCCACAGTAACACGTGCTGGGCATTGCTTGGTGTGGGCAGCCAGGCTCCAGCTTTGGGGGGATGATGGAAAAGGCTCCTGGAGGGAGGCTCTTGGGAAGGGTAACCATCCTCCCTGTAGTGCTGGACTGCCAGAAACAGAAGGGTTTGGGAACCCTGTTGCCAACAAGAGGCAGACAGGGAACAGCCAGTCTCACTGCAAGGTCACTGTGTCCTCTGGAAGATCTCCCTCTCCTGCATTTTCCCTCTCATTCCCTGTCTGGAGCAAAGCCAGTCGCATAGAggaggcactgggatgggagCTACCGTCACTGATTCCCATTCACAGCACGTTTCAAAGAGAGCAGGCTTGGAGGAGAGCACCAATGTTCCAGTagtgctcctggcacagcctgctcAGAACCTTGGAGGTGCTGCAcacaccctcagctcccagagctgggcactaTCAGTACAGGAGGAGCCAGATTTGGGAACCagaataaagaaacaaagacaTCTGACAAGTTGCTTTTGATCATCTCGGGAATTTAAGATATTTTCAGGACTGGGAGTCCAGAGAAGTTAGTTTTCAAATGACCTTGAGGATTTTCCAATGTCCCATTTGTTCCCTGAAGTATGTCCACTTGCAGTGGGGAGCCCAGGTCTCTCTCTCCTATTTAGAGGTATCCTAAAGTCATTCTTGAGGCTTTTCAGTAGAACCCCCCCCAGCCCAAAGAAATCCAAAGGGGAATTTATGGCCCAAAGAAGTCATCATTTTACAGCTGCCAAGATTTGGAGAGCCCCATATTTTCTGATATTCCCAAAGACCTCATTTTGGCGGAGAGAATGGAGATGTGATACTTGGTGCTAACCAAGGCACTGTGCATGAAGAGTTCCCAAGATGAGCAAGTATCAGATTGAGGACATTCCCTGACACTTAAGTTCAAGTGTTGTCCACGCCACAGGAAAACCTTACACTCTTAGCAGGTCCAGTGTTACAGACACCAAGAGCCACAGTGGAGGTAgaactgctgctttgcttttcaagaTCCAGGTTGTTTAGATAAGGTCAGATCACACTGCTTAGGTGTCCAGGTGTTATAATGGTCCCAGAGTTCTAATTTTATGTATCAAAATCTCAGAATTCAGCAAGTTATATCCCCAGAGCTTCTGTCACACCCAAATCCACATTTCCATTGCCATTTGTATAAAAGTTGCTTGTGTCTTTGCATTTAAGCACTTCTTAAGGGAAATGACATGTAAGTCGATGTAGCTTGCTCAGCACTAGAGGACAGAGAAggagaatagaaaaaaaaaaaaagaattcccaTTGGTTTTCACAATTCTTGCAGGAGACAGGGGCCTAAAGGTGTTGGGACTGCTAGTTTATTTTTAGCAGTAGGAGTGAGCAGGAGTTTGCTGTATGAGCACTCTGCAGCCTGAGCAGTACCATACTGAGAcaggggagggatgggaagaACATTCCACAGGAATGTGTTTGGGAGATCCCTGAGTCCTGGCTGACCCTGACTAGGACAGTGCTCACTGTGCGCAGCTCCAAACCAAAAAGATCAGGTTGTCGGGTGGTCAGAGTGGGAGTCCAGGCTTGTGAGAGGGTGGAGAGCAGCAATCACTGTCCATGCATCCTTCTAAtgcctcttctttctccttctttcctcctgcaGTGGTAATGTTATTATAGAAACCAAATTCTATGACGATGATCTTCTCGTAAGCACTTCCAGAGTGAGACTTTTCTACGTTTGAGATGGGGCTTTTTGGAGCTGTTTTAGTTTTCCTCCATACAGTTCTTGGTGCAGAACCCCCCTGACTATCCAGTGGAAGACACTCCTGTAGGCAGTGACCCTGGGGACCAGCTCAACGTGGGTTGTGACCTTTGCCCATCagttcttttgctttcttctctgaCAAGACCAGACCAAATCCTCAGAGATGGGGCCATCTGCTTAGCAATGCCCTCAGGAAGAGAGGCTGCCTCTGAACACAGGCAAACAATGGTCATGCAGAACCAATACTGTAAATTTATGTTAGTCTCATCCTTTCTACTTCTCTGGACCCTGGTATAATCTCCCATTTCCACTCACACCAAACTCTCAATGCTTTGATTTTGGGATTAAGTtaaccttttcatttttttcatgttgtagATTTTTATCCTTTCGCTGGATTTCTGTGTAACTGGTCCACACATCCTCTTACCCCAAACTTGT is part of the Vidua chalybeata isolate OUT-0048 chromosome 10, bVidCha1 merged haplotype, whole genome shotgun sequence genome and harbors:
- the PDE6D gene encoding retinal rod rhodopsin-sensitive cGMP 3',5'-cyclic phosphodiesterase subunit delta isoform X1, with product MSATDERAKEILRGFKLNWMNLRDAETGKILWQGTEDLSVPGVEHEARVPKKILKCKAVSRELNFSSAEQMEKFRLEQKVYFKGQCLEEWFFEFGFVIPNSTNTWQSLIEAAPESQMMPANVLTGNVIIETKFYDDDLLVSTSRVRLFYV
- the PDE6D gene encoding retinal rod rhodopsin-sensitive cGMP 3',5'-cyclic phosphodiesterase subunit delta isoform X2 — translated: MNLRDAETGKILWQGTEDLSVPGVEHEARVPKKILKCKAVSRELNFSSAEQMEKFRLEQKVYFKGQCLEEWFFEFGFVIPNSTNTWQSLIEAAPESQMMPANVLTGNVIIETKFYDDDLLVSTSRVRLFYV